One window of the Carnobacterium maltaromaticum DSM 20342 genome contains the following:
- a CDS encoding OsmC family protein has product MELIEDENGLELVHRNGNWVLKKEVGFSPVQTMVASVAACSTYVYQSVLENSNIAYQLHGVEFDYETASEGTVHPVTKINIQFKVTIDEGARERATRGLKLIAKHCTVIQSLSDSVVVEEILVFS; this is encoded by the coding sequence TTGGAATTAATTGAAGATGAGAATGGTCTCGAGTTAGTGCATAGAAATGGGAATTGGGTACTAAAGAAAGAAGTGGGGTTTTCACCAGTCCAAACAATGGTAGCAAGTGTGGCAGCATGCAGCACATATGTGTATCAAAGTGTTTTAGAAAATTCCAATATTGCGTACCAACTTCATGGAGTTGAATTTGATTATGAAACTGCATCAGAAGGAACTGTTCATCCAGTGACAAAAATAAATATTCAATTTAAGGTGACGATTGATGAAGGAGCAAGAGAGCGAGCAACTCGCGGTTTGAAATTAATCGCCAAACATTGCACAGTCATCCAATCCTTGTCTGATTCTGTTGTTGTTGAAGAAATTTTAGTTTTTAGTTAA
- a CDS encoding glycoside hydrolase family 32 protein — protein sequence MKEWTRKERYRKIEEVSPEYLVNLANQVEKSVYRQTYHIQPPTGLLNDPNGFSYFNGQWHLFYQWFPLGPVHGLKYWYHVVSDDLVHWENCGVGISPSTKYDSHGAYSGSGLVDKNQLHLMYTGNTRSKNWSRTPHQLMAIMDKSGQIKKIKEPVIEGIPEGYTDNFRDPKMWKHEGYYYAIIGAERKNHTGTALVYQSENLTDWVLLGEFNPQVQDFGFMWECPDFFELDGSPCFLFSPQGIEPTGDFYQNIYQTGYFLGTKFNYETLRLEHNGFHELDLGFDFYAAQTTIAPDGRRILIAWMGLPEIKYPSDQDGWAHCLTIPRELSVLEGQLIQRPITELTALRGAHVKHQDSQYGRVHLGNLLGTSYEVKIKLRVEEKTKFGLCLFEDPITNKGLYLEVDLNKGKFKVERKDCGIPFATEYGTSRQMKYNKKEISLHIFVDTTSAEIFVNDGLAVFTTRVFPEKQQSGIGLFVEKGLMEYELEGWKLNKMDIKSTEK from the coding sequence ATGAAGGAATGGACACGAAAAGAAAGATACCGAAAAATTGAAGAAGTATCGCCAGAATATTTGGTAAATTTGGCTAATCAAGTTGAGAAGTCAGTTTATAGGCAGACGTATCATATTCAACCACCAACAGGTTTATTAAATGATCCAAATGGCTTTAGTTACTTTAATGGTCAATGGCATTTATTTTATCAATGGTTTCCTTTAGGTCCTGTTCATGGGTTAAAGTATTGGTATCATGTTGTTTCAGACGATTTAGTTCACTGGGAAAATTGTGGTGTTGGAATTAGTCCTAGCACTAAGTATGATTCTCATGGTGCGTACTCAGGAAGTGGTTTGGTTGACAAAAACCAGTTACACTTAATGTATACAGGAAATACACGATCTAAGAACTGGAGCCGGACACCGCACCAATTAATGGCAATTATGGATAAGAGTGGACAAATAAAAAAAATCAAAGAGCCTGTCATTGAAGGAATTCCAGAGGGTTATACAGATAATTTTAGAGATCCTAAAATGTGGAAACACGAGGGGTATTATTATGCCATTATCGGTGCAGAAAGAAAGAATCATACTGGGACTGCACTTGTGTATCAATCAGAAAATTTAACAGATTGGGTGTTGCTAGGTGAGTTTAATCCTCAGGTCCAAGATTTTGGCTTTATGTGGGAATGTCCAGATTTTTTTGAATTAGATGGTAGTCCTTGTTTTTTATTTTCTCCACAGGGTATAGAGCCTACTGGGGATTTCTATCAAAATATCTATCAAACTGGATATTTTCTGGGGACAAAATTTAATTATGAAACATTGCGACTAGAACATAATGGATTTCATGAACTCGACTTAGGTTTTGATTTCTATGCTGCTCAAACAACAATTGCACCTGATGGGCGTCGTATTTTGATTGCGTGGATGGGATTACCTGAAATTAAGTATCCTAGTGATCAAGATGGTTGGGCACACTGCTTAACGATTCCACGGGAGTTGTCCGTTCTGGAAGGACAATTAATTCAAAGACCAATTACAGAGCTAACCGCACTAAGAGGAGCACATGTAAAACACCAAGACTCACAATACGGAAGAGTACATTTAGGAAATCTATTAGGAACAAGCTACGAAGTGAAAATAAAGCTACGTGTGGAAGAAAAAACAAAATTTGGGCTTTGTTTATTTGAAGATCCGATAACAAATAAAGGGTTGTATTTAGAAGTTGATTTAAATAAAGGGAAATTTAAAGTAGAGCGGAAAGATTGTGGGATTCCTTTTGCTACAGAATACGGAACATCGCGACAAATGAAGTATAATAAAAAAGAAATTAGTCTGCATATATTTGTAGATACAACATCTGCTGAGATTTTTGTGAATGATGGATTAGCTGTATTTACTACAAGAGTATTTCCAGAAAAACAACAAAGTGGAATTGGGTTATTTGTTGAAAAAGGCCTAATGGAATATGAATTAGAAGGATGGAAATTAAATAAAATGGATATAAAAAGTACGGAGAAATAA
- a CDS encoding homoserine O-acetyltransferase/O-succinyltransferase family protein — translation MSSKPILSIAILNLMPTKEATATQLASLLSQNNLFKVEITLLYPKTHYQAKAIPDDLQENYLTFDDVRDQLFDGFIITGAPVEQLPFEHVDYWLELKTIFTYLKATHTHSLFICWGAQAALYEYYQIPKIHLPTKLVGIFQHRFCVTEHWLANTTKTDFHAPHSRNTTVDSCLVSQHPELIPVAQSDAAGLYLATNYNGLETYVFGHPEYATETLEKEYLRDVQILTKPILPLYYFPGNNPLNTPINTWNEHGKNLFKNWMEFIRTKKLN, via the coding sequence ATGAGTTCTAAACCAATTCTTTCCATTGCTATTTTAAACTTAATGCCAACTAAAGAAGCAACAGCTACTCAATTGGCATCCTTATTAAGTCAAAACAACCTATTTAAAGTTGAAATTACTTTGCTTTACCCTAAAACACACTATCAAGCTAAAGCTATTCCCGATGACTTACAAGAAAATTACCTTACTTTTGATGATGTCCGGGACCAACTATTTGATGGCTTTATTATTACTGGTGCTCCCGTTGAACAATTGCCTTTTGAACACGTTGATTACTGGCTTGAATTGAAGACTATTTTTACTTATTTAAAAGCGACTCACACTCACTCTCTCTTTATTTGTTGGGGAGCTCAAGCCGCCTTATATGAGTATTATCAAATACCAAAAATTCACTTACCCACTAAATTAGTCGGCATTTTTCAGCATCGTTTTTGTGTAACTGAACACTGGTTAGCAAATACTACTAAAACTGATTTTCATGCACCTCACTCCCGCAACACAACTGTTGATTCCTGTCTAGTTAGCCAGCATCCTGAATTGATTCCTGTAGCTCAATCCGATGCTGCAGGTCTCTATTTAGCTACAAATTATAATGGCTTAGAAACTTATGTTTTTGGTCATCCTGAATATGCTACAGAAACCTTAGAAAAAGAATACCTACGTGATGTACAAATTTTAACTAAACCAATTTTACCCTTATATTATTTCCCAGGAAATAACCCTTTAAATACGCCTATCAATACTTGGAATGAGCATGGAAAAAATTTGTTTAAAAATTGGATGGAATTCATACGAACTAAGAAACTAAACTAA
- a CDS encoding asparaginase: MKNILVLHTGGTIAMSEDQTTGKVAPNSENPLLTQGHLFEKEAHLIVEDIFQRPSPHMTPTEMLQLKNRIEQAVLSEAIDGVIITHGTDTLEETAYFLDITLEQHIPIVMTGAMRSSNEIGSDGLYNFQSAVWVATSDEAKDKGVLVVMNDEIHTARYVTKTHTTNVATFRTPTFGPIGLIAKNKVLFFQELIEEEKFDLTSVDKNVYLLKAYAGMESTIFDALDNPTTDGLVVEALGAGNLPPATLSGLSKLVARNIPIVLVSRCFNGVAQDVYDYEGGGKRLREMGVIFTNGLTGPKARIKLLVALNSTNEHDELKRYFY; the protein is encoded by the coding sequence TTGAAGAATATTTTAGTTTTACACACTGGTGGAACCATCGCAATGAGCGAGGATCAAACAACAGGGAAAGTTGCTCCAAATTCTGAAAATCCTTTATTAACTCAAGGTCATTTATTTGAAAAGGAAGCTCATTTAATTGTTGAAGATATCTTCCAACGTCCTTCTCCACATATGACTCCGACAGAAATGCTACAGTTAAAAAATAGAATTGAACAGGCGGTTCTTTCTGAAGCAATTGATGGTGTCATCATTACTCATGGGACAGATACGTTAGAAGAAACAGCATATTTCCTAGATATTACCTTGGAACAACATATTCCTATCGTTATGACTGGAGCTATGCGTTCTAGCAATGAGATTGGGTCAGATGGCCTTTATAACTTCCAGAGTGCAGTTTGGGTGGCCACCTCTGATGAGGCTAAAGATAAGGGTGTCTTAGTCGTAATGAATGATGAAATTCATACAGCACGCTATGTAACCAAAACTCATACAACCAATGTTGCTACTTTTCGCACACCAACTTTTGGCCCAATTGGCTTGATTGCTAAAAATAAAGTCTTGTTTTTCCAAGAATTAATTGAGGAAGAAAAATTTGATTTAACTTCTGTTGATAAAAACGTTTATTTATTAAAAGCTTATGCAGGAATGGAAAGTACGATTTTTGATGCACTTGATAATCCTACAACTGATGGACTGGTCGTTGAAGCTCTTGGAGCTGGTAATTTACCTCCAGCAACTCTTTCGGGCTTATCAAAACTCGTTGCACGTAATATCCCAATCGTCTTAGTTTCCCGCTGTTTCAACGGTGTTGCACAAGATGTCTATGATTATGAAGGTGGCGGAAAACGTTTGAGAGAGATGGGCGTAATTTTTACTAATGGTTTAACTGGGCCAAAAGCTCGAATTAAATTATTAGTCGCCTTAAATAGTACCAATGAGCATGATGAATTGAAACGCTACTTTTACTAA
- a CDS encoding MarR family winged helix-turn-helix transcriptional regulator has product MEQEDINFDKNLALFYFAYRAFSKTSDELVGKYGITKVHRRILFFVHRFPGLTIKELLIVLDISKQALNRPMQELTELGWIEKKSHETDKRSKKIYLTESGLAIDQQISQAQNDKMKLLFKESGDPLGTNWTKVMTLYAKETGIPLIDQI; this is encoded by the coding sequence ATGGAGCAAGAAGATATTAATTTTGATAAAAATTTGGCACTTTTTTATTTTGCCTATCGAGCATTTAGTAAAACTTCTGATGAATTAGTCGGAAAATACGGCATTACAAAAGTACACCGTCGAATTTTATTTTTTGTTCATCGTTTTCCAGGATTAACAATTAAAGAGCTTTTAATTGTATTAGATATATCCAAACAAGCATTGAATCGTCCAATGCAAGAACTAACCGAATTAGGATGGATTGAGAAAAAATCTCATGAAACCGATAAACGCAGCAAAAAAATTTACCTTACTGAATCTGGATTAGCTATTGATCAGCAAATTAGCCAAGCTCAGAATGACAAGATGAAATTATTATTTAAGGAATCTGGTGACCCATTAGGAACAAACTGGACAAAAGTCATGACACTTTATGCAAAAGAGACAGGCATTCCTTTAATTGATCAAATTTAA
- a CDS encoding acyl-[acyl-carrier-protein] thioesterase, translating to MSGLIYEQKHRIKYYECDATKKISVPMLLNIMLYVSGKQGKLLNVGDDVVAQHGLSWIILQTEINVERLPKANEEITVVTQPQSYNKFFTYREFKVYDEAGELCVTTHCTFAMMDFNKRKMVRIVDELVAPYEVEATKKLVRTPKPEIVDQEAAKTIDYRVRYLDIDANQHVNNAKYLDWFLDSLGLEFIKNHELKSINVKYEKEVSYGNWVQCEVSQKVQEDGRILTAHQINNDGIPSCEASMTWLPL from the coding sequence ATGAGTGGTTTAATTTACGAACAAAAACATAGAATTAAGTATTACGAGTGTGATGCGACTAAAAAAATTAGTGTACCAATGCTATTAAATATTATGCTCTATGTTTCAGGAAAACAAGGTAAACTGTTAAATGTTGGTGATGACGTGGTTGCGCAACATGGTTTATCCTGGATTATTTTGCAGACAGAGATTAATGTAGAGCGTTTGCCAAAGGCTAATGAAGAAATTACTGTGGTCACTCAGCCTCAATCTTACAATAAGTTTTTTACCTATCGTGAATTTAAAGTTTATGATGAAGCGGGAGAGTTATGTGTAACAACTCATTGTACCTTTGCTATGATGGATTTTAATAAACGAAAAATGGTTCGAATTGTAGACGAATTAGTTGCCCCTTATGAGGTAGAAGCAACGAAAAAATTGGTTCGCACGCCGAAGCCAGAAATTGTAGATCAAGAAGCGGCTAAAACAATTGATTATCGCGTACGATATTTAGATATTGATGCGAATCAGCACGTTAATAATGCGAAGTATTTAGATTGGTTCTTAGATTCACTGGGGCTTGAGTTTATTAAAAATCATGAGCTAAAAAGTATTAATGTTAAATATGAAAAAGAAGTGTCTTATGGAAATTGGGTTCAATGTGAAGTGAGTCAAAAAGTACAAGAAGATGGTCGGATTTTGACTGCTCATCAAATTAATAATGATGGAATTCCGTCATGTGAGGCGAGTATGACTTGGCTTCCTCTTTAA
- a CDS encoding GGDEF domain-containing protein encodes MLQMVKEVLANLSILISSAYLLSKISKTLLTHQSPLIHKLVMGLGSGITGIILMNFSISYQDSFLIDIRLVPLVMASFSYGGVTPLIAGVIIGISRLFYGLSPPIIGICLTYCLIGLSQYFISSWVQDKKVYLRLTFIFTSSIVLVILNFLIHSPYQNNTPITLVFIIYNLLGMLISYQFSKDIETEKEAFLHYESVSKYDYLTSVFNRYSFDKDLTALFKQEKLVTIFLLDINNFKHFNDTYGHDIGDLILKKVSSSLLNASFPQHKVYRIGGDEFVLVIPSALSNKATIETKAKIKQQISQLTIQLDNQFVLRISTSIGSSSSKPSQTIDELYRQADIELYIDKKSKSTSS; translated from the coding sequence ATGTTACAAATGGTTAAAGAAGTCCTTGCCAATCTCTCCATCTTAATCAGCAGCGCGTACTTATTATCTAAAATTTCAAAAACTCTTTTAACTCATCAATCACCTTTGATACATAAATTAGTTATGGGACTTGGGAGTGGGATTACAGGAATCATTCTAATGAATTTTTCAATCTCTTACCAAGATAGTTTCTTAATTGATATCCGTTTAGTTCCACTTGTAATGGCTAGTTTTTCATACGGTGGCGTAACACCCCTGATTGCTGGAGTTATTATTGGAATCTCACGTCTTTTTTATGGACTTTCACCACCGATTATTGGAATCTGTCTCACTTACTGTTTAATCGGGTTAAGCCAATATTTTATTAGCTCCTGGGTACAGGATAAAAAAGTTTATTTACGTCTCACATTTATTTTTACTAGTAGCATTGTTTTAGTTATCCTTAATTTTCTTATTCACTCACCTTACCAGAATAATACTCCGATTACCCTAGTCTTTATTATATACAATTTATTAGGAATGCTTATTAGTTATCAATTTTCAAAAGATATCGAAACAGAGAAAGAAGCCTTTTTGCATTATGAATCTGTTTCAAAATATGATTATTTAACTAGTGTATTCAATCGCTACTCATTTGATAAAGATTTAACTGCTCTTTTTAAACAAGAAAAATTAGTTACGATATTTCTTTTAGACATTAATAATTTTAAACATTTTAATGATACTTATGGACATGACATTGGCGATCTTATCTTAAAAAAAGTATCTAGTTCTTTACTTAACGCTTCCTTTCCTCAACATAAAGTTTATCGCATTGGCGGAGATGAATTTGTACTTGTTATCCCATCAGCACTTTCAAATAAAGCTACCATAGAAACAAAAGCTAAAATTAAGCAGCAAATTAGCCAACTAACTATCCAATTAGATAATCAATTTGTTCTTCGAATTTCAACTTCAATTGGTAGCAGTTCATCGAAACCCTCACAAACTATCGATGAGCTTTATCGCCAAGCCGATATTGAACTCTATATAGATAAAAAATCAAAAAGCACCTCGTCATAA
- a CDS encoding LacI family DNA-binding transcriptional regulator gives MVTINDIARLAGVAKSTVSRYLNGGSVSAKTKAKIDKIVAETGYKPNTFAQSLKAKNTAMIGTIVPRLDSYATTQGLKGIDEQLRAVDYQLLITNSNQDIQREIEAIYAYAKQKVAGIILFATVITDEHRKAIDSSKVPVIILGQQADGYHSIVHDDYQAGYMLGKYAVSLGHRIFTYFGVFEDDIAVGQKRKQGILDGIKPNGKIKIIETTFAIEAAYQKALQILPKMESSYVICATDNIALGVLKAAHELKMVIPDQFSLSGFGDYDVTTAVFPMITTIKFPYYQSGVIAAENLYQLIEGEKIPEIIKLDNQLVERESTKRLK, from the coding sequence ATGGTTACAATAAATGATATTGCACGATTGGCTGGGGTAGCTAAGAGTACAGTTTCCCGTTATTTGAATGGTGGATCTGTTAGTGCAAAAACAAAGGCTAAGATTGATAAAATTGTAGCAGAGACTGGGTATAAACCAAATACATTTGCTCAAAGCCTCAAAGCTAAGAATACTGCCATGATAGGAACTATTGTTCCTCGTTTAGATTCCTATGCTACGACCCAAGGCTTAAAAGGGATTGATGAACAATTACGTGCTGTAGATTATCAGTTGTTGATTACAAATAGCAATCAAGATATCCAAAGGGAAATTGAAGCTATTTATGCTTACGCAAAGCAAAAAGTAGCGGGAATAATTTTATTTGCAACAGTTATTACAGATGAGCACCGCAAAGCGATTGATTCTAGCAAAGTTCCAGTCATTATCTTAGGTCAACAAGCTGATGGGTATCACAGTATTGTTCATGATGATTATCAAGCAGGTTATATGCTAGGGAAATACGCAGTTAGTTTAGGTCACCGGATTTTTACCTATTTTGGGGTATTTGAAGATGATATTGCTGTTGGACAAAAACGTAAGCAAGGGATCTTAGATGGGATTAAACCTAATGGGAAAATAAAGATTATTGAAACAACCTTTGCAATTGAGGCCGCATACCAAAAAGCGTTACAAATTCTTCCTAAGATGGAATCTAGCTATGTAATATGCGCAACAGATAATATTGCACTAGGTGTTTTAAAAGCGGCACATGAATTGAAAATGGTCATACCAGATCAATTTTCGTTATCTGGTTTCGGAGATTATGATGTAACGACAGCGGTTTTCCCAATGATTACAACGATTAAATTTCCGTACTATCAATCAGGTGTAATAGCTGCAGAAAATCTTTATCAACTTATTGAAGGGGAAAAGATTCCAGAAATCATTAAATTAGATAATCAATTAGTTGAACGTGAATCAACAAAAAGACTTAAATAA
- a CDS encoding alpha-keto acid decarboxylase family protein yields the protein MYTVGNYLLDRLTELGIRDIFGVPGDYNLKFLDHVMTHKELNWIGNANELNAAYAADGYARTKGIAALVTTFGVGELSAANGTAGSYAEKVPVVQIVGTPTTAVQNSHKLVHHTLGDGRFDHFEKMQTEINGAIAHLTADNALAEIDRVLRIAVTERCPVYINLAIDVAEVVAEKPLKPLMEESKKVEEETTLVLNKIEKALQDSKNPVVLIGNEIASFHLESALADFVKKFNLPVTVLPFGKGGFDEEDAHFIGVYTGAPTAESIKERVEKADLILIIGAKLTDSATAGFSYDFEDRQVISVGSDEVSFYGEIMKPVAFAQFVNGLNSLNYLGYTGEIKQVERVADIEAKASNLTQNNFWKFVEKYLSNGDTLVAEQGTSFFGASLVPLKSKMKFIGQPLWGSIGYTFPAMLGSQIANPASRHLLFIGDGSLQLTIQELGMTFREKLTPIVFVINNDGYTVEREIHGPNELYNDIPMWDYQNLPYVFGGNKGNVATYKVTTEEELVAAMSQARQDTTRLQWIEVVMGKQDSPDLLVQLGKVFAKQNS from the coding sequence ATGTACACTGTTGGAAATTATTTGTTAGACCGATTGACTGAATTAGGAATTAGAGATATTTTTGGAGTTCCTGGGGATTATAATTTGAAATTTTTAGATCATGTAATGACTCATAAAGAACTTAATTGGATCGGAAATGCCAATGAGCTAAATGCGGCTTATGCAGCAGATGGATACGCTCGAACAAAAGGAATAGCAGCGTTAGTGACAACATTTGGAGTTGGCGAATTAAGTGCAGCTAATGGAACAGCAGGGAGTTATGCTGAAAAAGTTCCTGTAGTTCAAATTGTTGGAACTCCTACAACGGCTGTTCAAAATAGTCATAAATTAGTTCATCATACCTTAGGGGATGGTCGTTTTGATCACTTTGAAAAAATGCAGACAGAAATTAATGGAGCGATTGCTCACTTAACAGCTGATAATGCCCTAGCTGAAATTGATCGAGTTTTGCGGATTGCAGTTACTGAAAGATGCCCAGTTTATATTAATTTAGCAATTGATGTAGCTGAGGTAGTAGCTGAAAAACCACTTAAACCTTTAATGGAAGAATCCAAAAAAGTGGAAGAGGAAACAACTTTAGTCTTAAATAAAATTGAAAAAGCGTTACAAGATTCTAAAAATCCAGTAGTTTTAATTGGAAATGAAATTGCAAGTTTTCATCTAGAGAGCGCATTGGCCGATTTTGTCAAAAAATTTAATTTACCTGTGACTGTTTTGCCTTTTGGCAAAGGTGGTTTTGATGAAGAAGATGCGCATTTCATTGGCGTTTATACAGGTGCACCTACGGCTGAAAGCATTAAAGAACGCGTTGAAAAAGCCGATTTAATTTTAATTATAGGAGCGAAATTAACAGATTCAGCTACAGCTGGTTTTAGCTATGATTTTGAAGATAGACAAGTGATTTCTGTGGGCAGCGATGAAGTTTCTTTTTATGGTGAAATAATGAAGCCTGTTGCCTTTGCTCAATTTGTGAATGGGTTAAATTCTTTGAATTATCTAGGTTATACAGGTGAAATTAAGCAAGTTGAAAGAGTAGCGGATATAGAAGCAAAAGCTTCAAATTTAACTCAAAATAATTTTTGGAAATTCGTCGAAAAATATTTAAGCAATGGGGATACTTTAGTTGCAGAACAAGGAACCTCTTTTTTTGGAGCATCATTAGTTCCTTTAAAATCTAAAATGAAATTTATTGGTCAACCATTGTGGGGATCGATAGGATATACTTTCCCTGCTATGTTAGGTAGCCAAATTGCCAATCCTGCAAGTCGTCATTTATTGTTTATTGGGGATGGTTCCTTGCAACTGACAATTCAAGAGTTAGGTATGACATTTAGAGAAAAATTAACTCCAATTGTATTTGTAATCAATAATGATGGTTATACAGTTGAACGAGAAATTCATGGTCCTAATGAGCTTTATAATGATATTCCTATGTGGGATTATCAAAATTTACCTTATGTATTTGGTGGAAATAAAGGAAATGTTGCGACCTATAAAGTCACTACTGAAGAAGAATTAGTGGCAGCTATGAGCCAAGCTCGTCAAGATACAACTCGATTACAATGGATTGAAGTTGTTATGGGAAAACAAGATTCACCTGATTTATTAGTTCAGTTAGGGAAAGTCTTTGCTAAACAAAATTCATAA
- a CDS encoding cold-shock protein: MTKGNVKWFNAEKGFGFIESEDGGDVFVHFSAIQGDGFKSLDEGQAVEFDTEEGNRGPQAVNVTKA, translated from the coding sequence ATGACAAAAGGTAACGTAAAATGGTTTAACGCAGAAAAAGGATTCGGTTTTATTGAAAGTGAAGACGGCGGAGACGTATTCGTACACTTTTCAGCTATCCAAGGAGACGGATTCAAATCTTTAGACGAAGGTCAAGCTGTTGAGTTTGATACTGAAGAAGGCAACCGTGGACCACAAGCTGTAAACGTAACTAAAGCTTAA
- a CDS encoding sucrose-specific PTS transporter subunit IIBC — MNYKEIAQDLLVNLGGKENIVAATHCATRLRLVLQDETKINQIEIENNASVKGTFSTGGQYQIILGSGVVDEVYKEFVQLANIESMSTQDVKNLGTKKLNPIQQFVKVLSDIFIPIIPAIVACGLMMGINNVLTAEDLFISGNSLIGAYPQMAGLASMINTFSNAAYVFLPVLIGFSAAQKFGGNAYLGAVLGMLMVHPDLLTAFSYPQAVAENSVPYWNVFGLHIAQVGYQNTVLPILVATYILAKIEKLCHKVIPTVLDNLLTPLFTLFITAFLTFTIVGPITRTAGDMLTNGLVWLYDSTGFIGGGIIGLFYAPLVITGMHHSFIAVETQLLADIAKTGGTFIFPIASMSNVAQGAACLAMIFITKNSKTKSLATASSISAYLGITEPAMFGVNLKLRYPFYAAMIGSAVGSAYVTFFKVKAVALGATGLPGIIAITPGYMTYFIIGIIMTTILTFVLTYIFSIRGAKLTINQSE; from the coding sequence GTGAATTATAAAGAAATTGCGCAAGATCTTTTAGTTAATCTAGGTGGAAAAGAAAATATTGTAGCAGCAACCCATTGTGCTACCAGATTACGTTTAGTGTTACAGGACGAAACAAAAATAAATCAGATAGAAATTGAGAATAACGCTAGTGTTAAAGGGACTTTTTCCACAGGTGGCCAGTATCAAATTATTTTAGGCAGTGGAGTTGTGGACGAAGTTTATAAGGAGTTTGTGCAGCTAGCGAATATTGAGTCAATGTCTACTCAAGACGTAAAAAACTTAGGAACAAAAAAATTAAACCCAATCCAACAATTTGTTAAAGTGTTATCAGATATTTTTATTCCAATTATTCCAGCGATTGTTGCTTGTGGATTAATGATGGGAATCAATAATGTACTTACAGCTGAAGATTTATTTATCAGTGGCAACTCTTTAATTGGAGCTTATCCACAAATGGCAGGTTTAGCTAGTATGATTAATACATTTTCCAATGCGGCCTATGTCTTTTTGCCCGTTTTAATTGGTTTTTCTGCAGCTCAGAAGTTTGGCGGAAATGCTTATTTAGGAGCAGTGCTAGGAATGTTAATGGTACATCCCGATTTATTAACAGCTTTTAGTTATCCACAAGCGGTAGCAGAAAATAGTGTCCCTTATTGGAATGTATTTGGATTACACATTGCTCAAGTGGGCTATCAAAATACAGTCCTCCCGATTTTAGTTGCAACGTATATTTTGGCAAAAATAGAAAAATTATGTCATAAAGTAATTCCAACAGTTTTAGATAATTTACTAACGCCATTATTCACTTTATTTATAACAGCCTTTTTAACTTTTACAATTGTGGGTCCAATTACTCGAACAGCTGGAGATATGCTAACTAATGGATTAGTCTGGTTATATGATTCAACAGGTTTTATTGGAGGCGGAATCATCGGGCTATTTTATGCACCGCTTGTGATTACTGGAATGCATCATAGTTTTATTGCAGTAGAAACACAATTATTAGCTGATATTGCAAAAACTGGCGGAACATTTATCTTTCCAATAGCATCCATGTCAAATGTAGCGCAAGGGGCAGCCTGTTTAGCAATGATCTTTATTACTAAAAATAGTAAAACAAAAAGTTTGGCAACAGCTTCCTCTATTTCAGCGTATCTAGGCATTACAGAACCTGCTATGTTTGGTGTGAATTTGAAATTAAGGTATCCCTTTTATGCAGCTATGATCGGTTCTGCTGTTGGTAGTGCATATGTAACTTTCTTTAAAGTTAAGGCAGTTGCTTTAGGCGCTACAGGGTTACCAGGTATTATCGCCATTACACCTGGCTATATGACTTATTTCATTATAGGGATTATAATGACAACAATTTTAACGTTTGTCCTAACGTATATTTTTAGTATACGTGGAGCCAAATTAACTATAAATCAATCAGAGTAG